TCGGGCTGATGCTGGCGCTTGAGCCGTTTCTGGTGGCGCACGGTCGCATCCTTCGCACGGATGCCCTGCTCGCTGAGCTGATGCTGGCGGCGGTCTTGTCAGCAGTGGCCTTCGGATCGGGGCGGGCTGGCGGATGGTCGCTGGCCGTCAGCGCGCTCACGACCGGCCTGGCGCTACTCACCAAGACGCCGGCGCTGGCCCTGTTCGGGGCGGTCCCGGTGGCCGCGTGCGCCGGCCTGCTCGTGGGGCACGCCGACGACGCGTCAGACGACGCAGCGAGAAAGCCCAGGCCGATGCTCAGACGTCTGATCCGCCTGATTGGCTGGCTGGCCGCCTGGCTGGCGGGCAGCATTGCGGTGGCGTTCGCCCTCTGGCCGGCGCTCTGGGCGCGTCCACTCCGCGCCATCGAGCGGATGGCCGTCTACACCCAGGAGAAGGGCGGCTCGCCGATGGACGCCGGCAGCTTCTTCCTGGGCACGCCGATCCCCGATCCCGGCCCCCTCTACTACGCGCTGGCGCTGCCGCTGCGGCTCAGCCCGCTGGCGATCGTCGGGCTGCTGCTCTGGCTCCTGCTCCGAGCGCCGCGCCTGCGCGACGGCATCGGCGTCACGCTGCTGATCGGCCTGGGGCTGGCGGCAGTCCTGGCGCTGCTCCCGAAGAAGGCCGACCGCTACATCCTGCCGGCCATCCCGTTCCTGATCGTGACGGCGGGCGTAGGTTTCGCGGAGGTGTGCCGGCGCTGGCGGGCCGTGTCTCCTGGCGTCCTGGCCGGCGGTGTCGCAGCCGTGGAGTGCGCCCTGCTGGCGCTCGTCTGGCCCTATCCGCTGGCGGCGTACAACCCGCTGCTGGGCGGCGCACGCACTGCTGACGCGACCATCTCGGTCGGCTGGGGCGAGGGGCTGGATCAGCTCGCACCGGTCCTGAACGCGCGCGGCGACGCCCAGTTCCTGACCGTCTCGACGCCGTATCCCGAGGTGCTCCAGGCCCAGATTCAGGGGCGGGCAGTCGATCTGGATCAGTACGACATCGCCGACTACGCCGTGCGGTACGTGGCCGCTTCGCAGCGTCACCTGGGCGGCGCGGCGCTGGAAGGCGCGATCGCCGCCCGCGCGCCGCTGGCCGAGGTCGAGATCGCAGGCATTCCGTACGCCCAGCTCTATGCGCTCGATCCACCGTCGTTTGCCGGCAACCTGGAGGCCCGCGGCCTGTCGGTCGAGCCGAGCATCGTGGGACGGCGCGGCTGGGTGACGGTGACCGTCGCGCTCGGGCCGCCGAGCGCCGAGGGCCGCCGCCCTGGCCCCGGCCAGACGCCGTTCGTGACCCCGCTGGAGGTCGAGGCGGTCCTGGTCAACGCCGCCAACCCGCGGGATGTCGAGGCCACGGTGACGCGCGCGCTGCTTCCCGATGGCTCGCGGGCGGAGCTCAAGCTCCGCGCACCGAACGGCCTCGGACGCTACATGGTCGGCCTGAGCGTCCGCGAGCCGGGCAGTGGGACGCCCTTCGCGGTCACATCGTGGCCGGTCGGAGCGCCGCGCCTGCCCGACCGGCTCGTCTTCCCGTCGCTGAGCGTGCGGGTCCAGTAGACCCCGGGCAGCGCCCGACGCATGCGGAGGGCGTGTGCTACCTACCGTCACTTGCGGTGGGCATACGCTGC
The Chloroflexota bacterium genome window above contains:
- a CDS encoding phospholipid carrier-dependent glycosyltransferase, whose amino-acid sequence is METALATPTRPSNSTPGQLLREAAAQRRAAARPRTTTITRPDARRLPVVGPVVAVLALFLLAWAPRVLSLDQHATADEDLTLIRSANVALALERADWWGVYQIGHPEATVQMLVALSLGPDRLRPYAGDFLGPDSRRAAAVPGYFDTLVAARALLTPVHAALVLLAALLCWRLWGAASGAIVGLMLALEPFLVAHGRILRTDALLAELMLAAVLSAVAFGSGRAGGWSLAVSALTTGLALLTKTPALALFGAVPVAACAGLLVGHADDASDDAARKPRPMLRRLIRLIGWLAAWLAGSIAVAFALWPALWARPLRAIERMAVYTQEKGGSPMDAGSFFLGTPIPDPGPLYYALALPLRLSPLAIVGLLLWLLLRAPRLRDGIGVTLLIGLGLAAVLALLPKKADRYILPAIPFLIVTAGVGFAEVCRRWRAVSPGVLAGGVAAVECALLALVWPYPLAAYNPLLGGARTADATISVGWGEGLDQLAPVLNARGDAQFLTVSTPYPEVLQAQIQGRAVDLDQYDIADYAVRYVAASQRHLGGAALEGAIAARAPLAEVEIAGIPYAQLYALDPPSFAGNLEARGLSVEPSIVGRRGWVTVTVALGPPSAEGRRPGPGQTPFVTPLEVEAVLVNAANPRDVEATVTRALLPDGSRAELKLRAPNGLGRYMVGLSVREPGSGTPFAVTSWPVGAPRLPDRLVFPSLSVRVQ